A window of the Dickeya dianthicola NCPPB 453 genome harbors these coding sequences:
- a CDS encoding lactonase family protein — protein MTKHTRLITWGGMAALLATSLWPLASSAVTAVYVSAAGDGEIRAYTLNTQSGQLTATGSVSAGPQVMPMALSPDQRHLYAAVRSKPYTLVSYAIDRKTGALSPAGTAPLPDSMAYISTDRSGRWLLSASYGGNKVAVSPIAADGRVSAEAVQVVPTGKNAHSIITDRQNRFVLVSNLGSDQLQQFRFDAKLGQLTPNSPAELALPPNNGPRHLVLSSDNRTLYVSNELSGKVARLSLNNITGLLTLRDYTDALPADAGMQPGTVDPKATGIDNRPKIWSADLRLTPNGRFLYVSERTSSTLSLLQVMPRSGQLRYVTRYPTETQPRGIQVDPSGRYLIASGEKSDQLSVYRINQTSGALTLTGRFPTGKGANWIEIVTLP, from the coding sequence ATGACAAAACACACAAGACTCATCACATGGGGCGGCATGGCGGCGCTGTTGGCAACCAGCCTGTGGCCGCTGGCGTCATCGGCCGTGACCGCGGTGTACGTGTCGGCAGCGGGAGACGGGGAAATCCGCGCCTATACGTTGAATACCCAAAGCGGCCAGTTAACCGCCACCGGCTCGGTGAGCGCCGGTCCGCAGGTGATGCCGATGGCGCTCAGCCCGGACCAGCGCCATCTGTATGCCGCGGTGCGTAGCAAGCCGTATACACTGGTCAGTTATGCTATTGACCGGAAAACCGGCGCGCTGAGCCCGGCCGGAACCGCGCCGCTGCCGGACAGCATGGCGTATATTTCCACCGACCGCAGCGGGCGCTGGCTGCTTAGCGCCTCCTACGGCGGCAACAAGGTGGCGGTCAGCCCGATTGCGGCAGACGGTCGCGTGAGCGCCGAGGCGGTGCAGGTGGTGCCGACCGGGAAGAATGCGCACAGCATTATTACCGACCGCCAGAACCGGTTTGTGCTGGTCAGCAATCTGGGCAGCGACCAGTTGCAGCAGTTCCGTTTCGACGCCAAACTCGGTCAATTGACCCCCAATTCTCCGGCCGAGCTGGCGCTGCCGCCGAACAACGGACCGCGTCATTTGGTGCTGTCGTCGGATAATCGTACGCTGTACGTCAGTAATGAACTGTCCGGCAAGGTGGCGCGCCTGTCTTTGAATAATATCACCGGCCTGCTGACGCTGCGGGATTACACCGATGCCCTCCCGGCGGATGCGGGAATGCAACCCGGCACCGTCGACCCCAAAGCGACGGGCATCGATAATCGCCCCAAAATCTGGAGCGCGGACTTGCGGCTGACGCCGAACGGCCGTTTCCTGTATGTTTCCGAACGCACCAGCAGCACCCTCAGCCTGCTGCAGGTGATGCCCAGGAGCGGTCAACTGCGTTATGTGACGCGCTATCCCACTGAAACCCAGCCGCGCGGTATCCAGGTCGATCCCAGCGGTCGTTACCTGATCGCCAGCGGTGAAAAATCCGATCAGCTGTCGGTGTATCGCATCAACCAAACCAGCGGTGCATTGACGCTGACCGGCCGTTTCCCGACGGGTAAAGGCGCCAACTGGATTGAAATCGTCACGCTGCCGTAA
- a CDS encoding Dps family protein, protein MSGSKKKKSPIGLDAQQSEKITAKLNTLLANYQILYMNVRGYHWNIAGAAFFELHAKFEEIYNELLLKIDELAERILALGGQPLHAYSDYLKVADIKEDVNATDGKKTLEGLLAGYAVLLQQQREILPLAAEASDEGTASLMTDYIKEQEKQIWMFNAYLK, encoded by the coding sequence ATGTCAGGCAGTAAAAAGAAAAAGAGCCCGATTGGTCTGGATGCGCAGCAGTCTGAAAAGATTACCGCCAAACTGAACACCTTGTTGGCCAACTACCAGATTCTTTACATGAATGTGCGCGGTTATCACTGGAATATTGCCGGTGCGGCCTTTTTCGAACTTCACGCCAAATTTGAGGAAATTTACAACGAACTGCTGTTGAAAATCGACGAACTGGCGGAACGTATTCTGGCGCTGGGCGGACAACCGCTGCATGCCTACAGCGATTACCTGAAAGTGGCGGACATCAAAGAAGACGTCAACGCTACCGACGGCAAAAAAACGCTGGAGGGGTTGCTGGCCGGTTACGCCGTGTTGCTGCAACAACAGCGGGAAATCCTGCCGCTGGCGGCGGAGGCCAGCGATGAAGGCACCGCGTCGCTGATGACCGATTACATCAAAGAACAGGAAAAACAGATCTGGATGTTCAACGCCTACCTGAAATAA
- a CDS encoding proline iminopeptidase-family hydrolase, with protein sequence MKKGCAMYNKYNKYNVCEGYAPFREYRTWYRVCGDLASPLTPLVVAHGGPGCTHDYVDAFRDLAQTGRAVIHYDQTGNGRSTHLRDKPTGFWQVALFLDELDNLLRHLGIAQRYALLGQSWGGMLAAEHAVRQPAGLQGVVIANSPASMPLWLSAAARLRAALPPAIQATLLAHEQAGTLDSDAYRAASQVFYQRHVCRLDPWPDEVKRTFAAMNNDPTVYHAMNGPTEFHVIGSMKDWSIIDRLHAINVPTLLISGEYDEAAPEVVQPFADRIRNSEWVIFKHSSHMPHVEERAACMAVVGEFLGRLP encoded by the coding sequence ATGAAAAAGGGATGCGCCATGTACAACAAGTACAACAAGTACAACGTCTGTGAGGGGTATGCCCCTTTTCGCGAGTACCGGACCTGGTATCGGGTCTGTGGCGATCTCGCCTCGCCGCTGACGCCGCTGGTGGTGGCGCACGGCGGCCCGGGTTGCACCCACGACTACGTGGACGCGTTTCGCGATCTCGCCCAAACCGGCCGGGCGGTGATCCATTACGACCAGACAGGCAACGGCCGCTCCACCCATTTACGCGACAAGCCTACCGGATTCTGGCAGGTGGCGCTGTTTCTGGATGAACTGGACAACCTGCTGCGCCATCTTGGCATCGCACAGCGCTACGCGTTGCTGGGGCAATCGTGGGGAGGCATGTTGGCGGCGGAACACGCCGTGCGGCAACCGGCTGGCTTACAGGGAGTGGTGATTGCCAACTCGCCCGCGTCCATGCCGCTGTGGCTGTCGGCCGCCGCCCGGTTGCGCGCCGCGCTGCCGCCAGCGATACAGGCCACGCTGCTGGCTCATGAACAGGCCGGCACGCTGGACAGCGATGCCTATCGCGCCGCCAGTCAGGTCTTCTACCAGCGCCATGTTTGCCGGCTTGATCCCTGGCCGGACGAGGTGAAGCGCACCTTCGCCGCCATGAACAACGACCCGACCGTCTACCACGCCATGAACGGGCCGACCGAGTTCCACGTAATCGGCTCCATGAAAGACTGGAGCATCATCGATCGCCTCCACGCCATCAACGTGCCGACCTTACTGATATCCGGCGAGTACGACGAAGCCGCCCCCGAGGTGGTGCAACCCTTCGCCGATCGTATCCGTAACAGCGAATGGGTGATATTTAAGCACTCCAGCCACATGCCGCATGTGGAAGAGCGCGCCGCCTGCATGGCGGTGGTCGGTGAGTTTCTGGGCCGCCTGCCCTGA
- a CDS encoding LuxR family transcriptional regulator, which produces MSEKAAAVRNAALRGETTARLAVHDSDHRRAAAFESAFGQLYDDVRQLGFDALIYDYTPVPLSLEGDLITPSLLRTRNVPDDMVSLWCQSGYYQVDPVQIHALGSCAPFTWSYCRPENTSLHRVLNEQHRPVSHYMQNHNMRCGVTVPLHLPKGGFVTVTAIHTGLDTDNEIETVLARMGLLTHTFQEHVFPLFDQAWHHCRHMHLSPREQECLAWSAEGLTAKEIARKLHRSLATVNLHLNNAARKLGASNRVQAVVRAMHYRLL; this is translated from the coding sequence GTGAGCGAAAAAGCAGCCGCAGTCAGGAACGCCGCCCTTCGCGGAGAAACCACCGCCCGGCTTGCCGTCCATGACAGCGACCATCGCAGGGCGGCGGCGTTCGAATCGGCCTTCGGGCAATTGTACGACGACGTGCGGCAACTGGGATTTGACGCGCTGATTTACGACTACACGCCGGTCCCGCTCTCGCTGGAAGGCGATCTGATCACCCCTTCGCTGTTGCGCACCCGTAATGTGCCGGATGACATGGTGTCGCTATGGTGCCAGAGCGGTTACTATCAGGTCGACCCGGTACAAATCCACGCCCTCGGCAGTTGCGCGCCGTTCACCTGGTCCTACTGTCGCCCGGAGAACACCTCGCTGCACCGGGTGCTGAACGAACAGCACCGCCCGGTTTCCCACTATATGCAGAACCATAATATGCGGTGCGGCGTCACGGTGCCGCTGCACCTGCCCAAAGGCGGCTTCGTCACCGTCACCGCCATCCACACCGGGCTTGATACCGACAACGAGATTGAGACGGTGCTGGCGCGTATGGGACTGCTGACGCACACCTTCCAGGAGCACGTGTTCCCGTTGTTCGACCAAGCCTGGCATCACTGCCGCCATATGCATCTCAGCCCGCGCGAGCAGGAGTGTCTGGCCTGGTCGGCGGAAGGGCTGACCGCCAAGGAGATCGCCCGGAAACTGCATCGCTCGCTGGCGACCGTCAACCTGCATCTCAATAACGCCGCCCGTAAGCTCGGCGCCAGCAATCGCGTACAGGCGGTGGTGCGGGCGATGCATTACCGGCTGCTGTAA
- a CDS encoding ABC transporter permease gives MHRYRFLLLRPLQMLPVLFGISLITFLLVRAIPGDPARLLLGIRSTPDAIARIRAQYGLDEPVWLQYFYFLRNLLRGEMGRSIVYKIDTLPLVASRVEPTLLLVLGSVLMALLLAVALATLAARHHGGLVDQLIRLVSTAGLGFPAFWLGIMLILLFSLRLGWFPVSGYGGNWAERLHHLFLPCLTVALALSAVLTRNLRVSLLAELKSDYVAAARARGQPERRIFWRHVVPNSLVPMLNLLAVNIGWLIGGTVVIESVFALPGMGQLLVRAIFSRDYLVVQGVVMLFAVATVTVNLLADLLTVALDPRIRL, from the coding sequence ATGCACCGTTACCGTTTTTTATTGTTGCGTCCGTTGCAGATGTTGCCGGTGTTGTTCGGCATCAGTCTGATCACTTTCTTGCTGGTGCGGGCCATTCCCGGCGATCCGGCGCGTCTGCTGTTGGGAATCCGCAGCACGCCGGACGCCATCGCCCGCATTCGCGCCCAGTACGGCCTGGATGAGCCGGTCTGGCTGCAATATTTCTACTTTCTGCGCAATCTGCTGCGCGGCGAAATGGGGCGTTCTATCGTCTACAAGATAGACACCCTGCCGCTGGTGGCGTCCCGGGTCGAGCCGACGCTGCTGCTGGTGCTGGGCAGCGTGCTGATGGCCCTGTTGCTGGCCGTTGCGCTGGCGACGCTGGCAGCCCGTCATCACGGCGGGTTGGTGGATCAGCTTATTCGGCTGGTGTCCACTGCCGGACTGGGGTTTCCCGCGTTCTGGCTGGGGATCATGCTGATTTTGTTGTTCAGTCTGCGGCTGGGCTGGTTTCCGGTATCGGGTTATGGCGGCAACTGGGCTGAGCGGTTGCACCACCTGTTCCTGCCATGCCTGACGGTGGCGCTGGCGTTATCGGCGGTGCTGACCCGCAATTTGCGCGTCAGCCTGCTGGCGGAGCTCAAAAGCGATTATGTGGCGGCGGCTCGCGCCCGGGGTCAGCCGGAGCGGCGGATTTTCTGGCGACACGTGGTGCCGAATTCGCTGGTGCCGATGCTTAACCTGCTGGCGGTGAATATCGGTTGGCTGATTGGCGGCACGGTGGTGATCGAAAGCGTGTTTGCGTTGCCCGGTATGGGACAACTGCTGGTTCGGGCGATTTTCAGCCGTGATTACCTGGTGGTGCAGGGGGTCGTGATGCTGTTTGCCGTCGCCACCGTGACGGTCAACCTGCTGGCCGACCTGCTGACGGTGGCGCTTGATCCGAGGATTCGCTTATGA
- a CDS encoding ABC transporter permease, with the protein MSRAAFAVFARFTPARWRPRQPALLAGMTILLCWVLVALLAPWVAPFDPIAQDPSASLQPPGGVHPFGTDNYGRDIFSRVMWASRIDLQISLLGVVFPFCIGTLLGALSGYLGGLTDTLVMRVIDVVLAFPFLVLMLAIIAVLGPGLLSFYIAMAMVGWVSYARLVRAQVLTLRQRDYILAARSLGYSHWRVLFIHLLPNALTSSLVFSMSDCVLVLLSGAAISYLGLGVQPPLAEWGVMVAEGQSFITTAWWMTTFPGLAIVLLAMGFSLLADGLGERLGARP; encoded by the coding sequence ATGAGCCGGGCCGCTTTCGCGGTGTTCGCGCGCTTCACCCCGGCGCGCTGGCGACCTCGGCAGCCTGCGTTGTTGGCAGGCATGACGATTCTGCTGTGCTGGGTTCTGGTGGCGTTGCTGGCGCCGTGGGTAGCGCCGTTCGACCCGATAGCGCAAGACCCGTCGGCCAGCCTGCAACCGCCGGGCGGCGTCCATCCGTTCGGTACGGATAACTACGGCCGCGACATCTTCTCCCGCGTAATGTGGGCCAGCCGCATCGACCTGCAAATCAGCCTGTTGGGGGTGGTGTTCCCGTTTTGCATCGGCACGCTGCTGGGAGCGCTGTCGGGTTACCTCGGCGGCCTGACCGACACCCTGGTGATGCGGGTGATCGACGTGGTGCTGGCGTTCCCGTTTCTGGTGCTGATGCTGGCTATTATCGCGGTGCTGGGGCCGGGGCTGCTCAGTTTCTATATCGCGATGGCGATGGTGGGCTGGGTGTCCTACGCCCGGCTGGTGCGCGCGCAGGTGCTGACGCTCAGGCAGCGCGACTACATTCTGGCGGCTCGCAGCCTGGGCTACAGCCACTGGCGGGTGTTGTTCATCCACCTGTTGCCGAATGCGCTGACCAGTTCGCTGGTGTTTTCGATGTCCGACTGCGTGCTGGTGCTGCTCAGCGGCGCGGCCATCAGTTATCTCGGGCTGGGGGTGCAGCCGCCGCTGGCGGAGTGGGGCGTAATGGTGGCGGAAGGGCAGAGTTTTATTACGACGGCATGGTGGATGACCACCTTTCCCGGACTGGCGATCGTACTGCTGGCGATGGGCTTCAGCCTGCTGGCGGATGGTCTGGGCGAACGACTGGGAGCGCGGCCATGA
- a CDS encoding ABC transporter ATP-binding protein, translating to MTLLNVNGLVNVNGLLNVNGLTLENRQGIRLVDAVSFSLRKGEMLGLVGESGSGKTLTCRALMRLLPGAGLRIAAGEVWLNGQDVMQLNDAQMTNVRGRQLGMIFQNPASHLNPVMTIGEQIAESRRLHFGSRRRAARDEAIALLQQVGIPDPVRRAGHYPHEFSGGMRQRAMIAVALACEPQILIADEPTTALDVTVQMQILRLLAQLRQQLGIAIIMITHDLGVVAQTCDRMAVMYGGRLCELGDKRALLSSPHHPYTRALIACQPMQAGDSGPLRTLPGQPPLPEQFGDGCRFEPRCARAGERCRRQTPRLTGSCADTARQLACHYPLVEQEGEAG from the coding sequence ATGACGCTATTGAATGTAAACGGATTGGTGAATGTAAACGGACTGCTGAATGTAAACGGACTGACGCTGGAGAACCGCCAGGGGATCCGGCTGGTGGACGCGGTTTCCTTTTCCCTGCGGAAAGGCGAAATGCTGGGGCTGGTGGGTGAGTCCGGCTCCGGCAAGACCCTGACCTGCCGGGCATTGATGCGGTTGCTGCCGGGGGCTGGGCTGCGCATCGCCGCCGGCGAGGTGTGGCTCAACGGCCAGGATGTGATGCAATTGAACGACGCGCAGATGACCAACGTACGCGGGCGACAGTTGGGGATGATTTTTCAAAACCCCGCCAGCCACCTTAATCCGGTGATGACCATTGGCGAGCAGATCGCCGAAAGCCGCCGCCTGCATTTCGGCAGTCGCCGCCGCGCGGCACGCGATGAAGCGATTGCGCTGTTGCAACAGGTCGGCATCCCCGACCCGGTAAGACGGGCCGGCCATTATCCGCACGAGTTTTCCGGCGGCATGCGTCAGCGGGCGATGATCGCCGTGGCGCTGGCTTGCGAACCGCAGATTCTGATCGCCGACGAACCGACCACCGCGCTGGACGTCACGGTGCAGATGCAGATCCTGCGGCTGCTGGCGCAGCTGCGCCAGCAACTGGGCATCGCCATCATCATGATCACCCACGATTTGGGGGTAGTGGCGCAGACCTGCGACCGCATGGCGGTGATGTACGGTGGCCGTCTGTGCGAGCTGGGCGATAAGCGGGCGCTGCTGTCTTCGCCGCATCATCCCTATACTCGCGCGCTGATTGCGTGCCAGCCGATGCAGGCCGGCGACAGCGGACCGTTGCGCACGTTACCCGGTCAGCCGCCGCTGCCGGAACAGTTCGGCGACGGATGCCGGTTTGAGCCGCGCTGCGCGCGGGCGGGCGAACGCTGCCGGCGGCAGACGCCGCGTCTGACCGGGTCGTGTGCCGATACGGCGCGACAGCTGGCGTGTCATTACCCGCTGGTGGAACAGGAAGGAGAGGCCGGATGA
- a CDS encoding ABC transporter ATP-binding protein: MNGPIYPLLEAEEIDVTFPVSGRFSWQKREVRAVNGVSLQIACGETLGLVGESGSGKSTLGRALLQLETLKRGRVRFNGIPVSDGLHSDVARLRQETAMIFQDPFSSLNPRQTLFQSIAEVLKVHKRLSPAATVARVNQLLAMVGLQQEHGRRYPHDLSGGQCQRAGIARALALEPQLVVADECVSALDVSIQGQVINLLMSLREQMGLAMIFIAHDLAVVRRLCDRVAVMYLGRIVEEGPTEAVFSQPQHPYTAALIGAIPDIDPDRPLPANGLMGEPPSPLALPPGCAFHPRCAHAVAACRQSSVSLQQRERQRVACLRAGEWQQACASVPASDVSAAPGTVSPPITIPTLSTGESCHENV; the protein is encoded by the coding sequence ATGAACGGGCCAATATACCCGCTGCTGGAAGCGGAAGAGATTGATGTCACGTTCCCGGTATCGGGCCGCTTTTCATGGCAAAAACGCGAAGTGCGGGCGGTCAACGGCGTCAGTTTGCAGATTGCTTGCGGCGAAACCCTCGGGCTGGTGGGCGAGTCCGGCAGCGGTAAAAGCACGCTGGGCCGCGCCTTGCTGCAACTGGAGACGTTAAAGCGCGGCCGGGTACGTTTCAACGGCATTCCGGTCAGCGACGGCTTGCATAGCGACGTGGCCCGGTTGCGGCAGGAAACGGCGATGATTTTTCAGGACCCGTTTTCCTCGCTCAATCCGCGCCAGACGCTGTTCCAGAGCATCGCCGAGGTGCTGAAAGTTCATAAACGACTATCCCCTGCGGCCACCGTCGCGCGCGTCAATCAACTGCTGGCGATGGTGGGGCTGCAACAGGAACACGGCCGGCGTTACCCGCATGACCTGAGCGGCGGGCAGTGCCAACGCGCCGGAATTGCCCGCGCGCTGGCGCTGGAACCGCAACTGGTGGTGGCGGACGAGTGCGTGTCGGCGCTGGATGTGTCGATTCAGGGGCAGGTAATCAACCTGTTGATGTCGCTGCGCGAACAGATGGGGCTGGCGATGATCTTCATCGCCCACGATTTGGCGGTGGTGCGGCGGCTGTGCGATCGGGTGGCGGTCATGTATCTCGGGCGTATCGTGGAGGAAGGCCCGACCGAAGCGGTGTTCAGCCAGCCGCAGCATCCGTACACCGCCGCGCTGATCGGCGCTATTCCCGATATCGACCCTGACCGTCCGCTGCCGGCGAATGGTTTGATGGGGGAACCGCCCAGCCCGCTGGCGTTGCCGCCCGGCTGCGCGTTTCATCCGCGCTGCGCACATGCCGTTGCCGCGTGCCGGCAGTCGTCAGTGTCATTACAACAGCGGGAACGCCAGCGGGTGGCCTGCCTACGCGCCGGAGAGTGGCAGCAGGCTTGCGCGTCGGTTCCCGCGTCCGATGTTAGTGCCGCACCAGGGACTGTTTCACCACCTATAACCATACCCACTTTATCAACAGGGGAGTCGTGCCATGAAAATGTATAA
- a CDS encoding ABC transporter substrate-binding protein: MKMYKRNVAAAGVLLALSLVSELAQAAGILTIGRREDSTTFDPIKSAQNADNWVFSNVFDVLIRVDKTGTTLEPGLAQHWTVSPDGKVYTFTLREARFSDGSPVTAQDAVFSLSRIRDSKESLWRDSYSIIDTLAAPDAHTLVVTLKSPSAPFLSQLALPNASVLPENIVHRLGEETFAEKPVGSGAFVIQSWARGDKIVLTKNPYYWQADHVSLDGVEWQTIPDDNTRMLKVQAGELDAALSVPFSRLASLQKDPNLKVTQDPSTREDHLLINHAHGLLGKVEVRQALDYAIDKSAIVKTVTFNYGTVANSYLPKGALYFYADNLQRPYDPEKAKQMLKAAGASGLTLNYVVNAGDEVDEQIAVLLQQQLAKAGVAVNLQKVDPSQNWSMLVAGDFDLSVNYWTNDILDPDQKTTFVLGHDSNMNYMTRYQNDKVKALVAAARVEMDPKKREQMYIDLQKMAKDDVNWIDLYYSPYRNVTRKNISGFYQNPLGRFFLEDTVKG, encoded by the coding sequence ATGAAAATGTATAAACGCAATGTGGCAGCCGCCGGCGTGCTGCTGGCGCTCAGTCTGGTCAGCGAGCTGGCGCAGGCGGCCGGGATTCTCACCATCGGACGGCGTGAGGACAGCACCACCTTCGACCCGATTAAATCGGCACAGAACGCCGACAACTGGGTGTTTTCGAACGTGTTCGATGTGCTGATCCGGGTGGATAAAACCGGTACCACACTGGAACCGGGGCTGGCGCAGCACTGGACCGTGTCGCCGGACGGCAAGGTGTACACCTTCACGCTACGCGAGGCGCGCTTTTCCGACGGCTCGCCGGTGACGGCGCAGGACGCGGTGTTCAGCCTGAGTCGTATCCGCGATAGCAAGGAGTCGTTATGGCGCGATTCTTACAGCATTATCGACACGCTGGCGGCGCCGGATGCGCATACGCTGGTGGTGACGCTGAAGTCACCTTCCGCGCCGTTCCTGTCGCAACTGGCGTTGCCGAACGCGTCGGTGCTGCCGGAGAACATCGTTCACCGCCTGGGTGAGGAAACCTTTGCCGAGAAACCTGTCGGCTCCGGCGCGTTTGTCATTCAGTCCTGGGCGCGCGGCGACAAGATAGTGCTGACGAAAAACCCCTATTACTGGCAGGCGGACCACGTCAGCCTGGACGGGGTGGAGTGGCAAACCATTCCGGACGACAATACCCGTATGCTGAAGGTACAGGCCGGCGAGCTGGATGCGGCGCTGTCGGTGCCGTTCTCGCGTCTCGCTTCACTGCAGAAAGACCCCAACCTCAAGGTGACGCAGGACCCTTCCACCCGTGAGGATCACCTGTTGATTAACCATGCCCACGGGCTGCTCGGCAAGGTGGAGGTGCGTCAGGCGCTGGACTACGCGATTGATAAAAGCGCCATCGTCAAGACCGTAACCTTCAACTATGGCACGGTCGCCAATTCTTACCTTCCCAAAGGCGCGCTCTATTTCTACGCTGACAACCTGCAACGCCCGTATGACCCGGAAAAAGCCAAACAGATGCTGAAGGCGGCCGGCGCGTCAGGTCTGACGCTAAATTATGTGGTCAACGCCGGGGATGAAGTGGACGAGCAGATCGCCGTGCTGCTGCAACAGCAACTGGCGAAAGCCGGGGTCGCCGTCAATCTGCAAAAGGTTGATCCCAGCCAGAACTGGAGCATGCTGGTGGCGGGCGATTTTGACCTGTCGGTGAATTACTGGACCAATGACATTTTGGACCCGGATCAGAAAACCACCTTTGTACTCGGCCACGACAGCAACATGAACTACATGACCCGCTACCAGAACGACAAGGTCAAGGCGCTGGTTGCCGCCGCGCGGGTGGAAATGGATCCGAAAAAACGTGAGCAGATGTACATCGACTTGCAGAAGATGGCCAAAGACGATGTCAACTGGATCGATCTCTACTACAGCCCGTACCGTAATGTCACGCGCAAGAACATCAGCGGCTTCTACCAGAACCCGTTGGGACGCTTCTTCCTGGAAGATACGGTGAAGGGGTAA
- a CDS encoding AMP nucleosidase → MSDAPGAGLSASEALDQLEAQYDGAVEALRTAISDFIIHGTPPDAAARANGLFVYPELRISWDGQSQKHNKTRAYGRLTHGGSYRTTVTRPQLFRHYLAEQLAILENDYSATIDVVPSDKEIPYPYVIDGANLKLERSMSAALAQHFPTPSLTLIGDETADGLLQALDHFPLSHFDALRTDFSLARLRHYTGTRAEHFQPFVLFTNYTRYVDEFVRWACDQIADPASPYQALACAGGALITADTDNPQQAVSDLAWKNHQMPAYHLISREGRGITLVNIGVGPSNAKTICDHLAVLRPHAWLMIGHCGGLRESQTIGDYVLAHAYLRDDHVLDSVLPPDIPIPSIAEVQRALYDATKQVSGMPGEEVKQRLRTGTVVTTDDRNWELRYSASALRFNLSRAVAVDMESATIAAQGYRFRVPYGTLLCVSDKPLHGEIKLPGQANRFYEGAISEHLQIGIRAVDLLRAEAEHLHSRKLRTFNEPPFR, encoded by the coding sequence ATGAGTGATGCACCTGGCGCTGGTCTGTCCGCCAGCGAGGCGCTGGACCAACTGGAAGCGCAGTATGATGGCGCGGTCGAGGCGTTGCGCACCGCAATCAGCGATTTTATTATCCACGGCACCCCGCCGGATGCCGCCGCGCGCGCCAACGGGTTGTTTGTCTACCCGGAACTGCGCATCAGTTGGGACGGGCAGTCGCAGAAGCACAACAAAACCCGTGCGTACGGTCGCCTGACCCACGGCGGCAGCTACCGCACCACCGTCACCCGGCCGCAACTGTTCCGGCATTATCTGGCGGAACAGCTGGCGATTCTGGAAAATGACTATTCCGCCACCATCGACGTCGTGCCGTCAGACAAGGAGATCCCTTATCCTTATGTGATCGACGGCGCCAATCTGAAGCTGGAGCGCTCGATGAGCGCCGCGCTGGCGCAACATTTTCCCACGCCGTCGCTGACGCTGATCGGCGATGAAACCGCCGATGGCCTGTTGCAGGCGCTCGACCATTTCCCGCTGTCGCACTTCGACGCGCTACGCACCGACTTCTCGCTGGCGCGTCTGCGCCACTACACCGGCACCCGCGCCGAGCACTTCCAGCCGTTTGTGCTGTTCACCAACTACACCCGTTACGTTGATGAGTTCGTGCGTTGGGCCTGCGACCAGATTGCCGACCCCGCCAGCCCATACCAGGCGCTGGCCTGCGCCGGCGGCGCGCTGATCACCGCCGACACCGATAACCCGCAGCAGGCGGTATCGGACCTGGCGTGGAAAAATCATCAGATGCCGGCCTATCACCTGATCTCGCGCGAAGGACGCGGCATCACGCTGGTTAACATCGGCGTCGGGCCGTCCAACGCCAAAACCATCTGCGACCATCTGGCGGTGCTGCGGCCGCACGCCTGGTTGATGATCGGCCACTGCGGCGGCCTGCGGGAAAGCCAAACCATCGGCGATTACGTGCTGGCGCATGCCTACCTGCGCGACGACCACGTGCTGGATTCGGTGCTGCCGCCGGATATCCCGATCCCCAGCATCGCCGAAGTGCAGCGCGCCCTGTACGACGCCACCAAACAGGTGAGCGGCATGCCGGGCGAAGAAGTGAAACAGCGTCTGCGCACCGGCACCGTGGTCACCACAGACGACCGCAACTGGGAGCTGCGTTATTCCGCCTCGGCGCTACGCTTCAACCTCAGCCGGGCGGTGGCGGTAGACATGGAAAGCGCCACCATCGCAGCGCAGGGGTATCGTTTTCGCGTGCCTTACGGCACCTTGTTATGCGTGTCGGACAAGCCGCTGCACGGTGAGATAAAACTGCCCGGTCAGGCTAATCGCTTCTATGAAGGCGCGATTTCCGAGCACCTGCAGATAGGCATCCGCGCGGTGGACCTGCTGCGCGCCGAAGCGGAACACCTGCACTCGCGCAAACTGCGCACCTTCAACGAGCCGCCGTTCCGGTAA